In Clarias gariepinus isolate MV-2021 ecotype Netherlands chromosome 1, CGAR_prim_01v2, whole genome shotgun sequence, one DNA window encodes the following:
- the LOC128513314 gene encoding putative zinc finger protein 286B, translating to MAQKAAHFKCAVFACKKGHTSVFLPPSSEQVKAKWISFIYGRDIPADVPKFLYVCAKHFTSDCFLNEGQFKAGFASRLRLKPGSVPTIRGEAPDPEAVGDVLVPELRKKAVPCVQTSSLLFLTQSDAACQTDPPLQHTRSTQLSLRTLQPHFRSAAVQATLSSHDRSNDKSTDALQLSPLLLSPAKRLTERARTEAFKNVQTPEGSNILQSREVLVSTQCLLELFQFCWLCQIECSFTIEGNEKLFSITQYCQSCDHHRDWRSQPPSAEPAGNENHETQHELINEEDEDDDGSEIVVQIVSSDNEGSDQMFIDEDGSYLSSNDEEASSEEEEVRRKRKRKSKSGDSSDDWEPRLEEEITDSNGSADEDQKEDGQRKLVVWCTECQGEATRSCSVHQHKKTFCCARCGSGDTVQTHTLETLPVRFDDFGSFQIHAEQEHGAKSFFKLCQDCGKIHTAKKEHVCEHKTKFIVCPECGKRFITEGGLKIHYTQLHSDYDHPCKYCLKVFKTKPAKLEHEQTHPVEDQPYSCPDCSETFDNIHKRNKHVRSHRGPHKYVCDVCDKGFKRINRLRRHKLIHSGEKPFRCQVCERSFNQMENLTSHMRVHTGEKPFACEQCGDSFSHNISLKIHKQRHHEAGLTHEEEETINDLQ from the exons ATGGCGCAGAAGGCTGCTCATTTCAAGTGCGCTGTGTTCGCCTGTAAGAAGGGACACACCAGCGTGTTCCTGCCGCCGTCCTCCGAGCAGGTGAAGGCTAAGTGGATTAGTTTCATTTACGGGAGGGATATTCCCGCGGACGTGCCCAAGTTCCTGTATGTCTGCGCTAAGCACTTCACCTCGGACTGTTTTCTGAATGAGGGACAGTTTAAAGCGGGCTTCGCCTCCAGACTCCGACTCAAACCCGGGTCTGTTCCCACCATCAGGGGCGAAGCTCCAGACCCCGAGGCG GTCGGCGATGTCCTGGTACCAGAACTGAGGAAGAAGGCCGTCCCCTGTGTACAGACCAGCAGCTTACTGTTCCTCACGCAGAGCGACGCGGCCTGCCAGACCGACCCGCCACTTCAACACACGCGCAGCACACAGCTGTCACTCAGGACTCTCCAACCTCACTTCAGAAGTGCAg CAGTCCAGGCCACTCTGTCTTCTCATGATCGCAGTAATGACAAATCCACAGACGCTCTCCAGCTCTCCCCTCTACTGCTGAGCCCCGCAAAGAGATTGACCGAGAGAGCCAGGACAGAGG CATTTAAGAACGTTCAGACTCCTGAGGGATCCAACATCTTACA GAGTCGTGAGGTGTTGGTGAGCACACAGTGTTTGCTGGAGCTCTTCCAGTTCTGTTGGCTTTGCCAAATAGAGTGCAGTTTCACCATCGAGGGCAACGAGAAGCTGTTTTCCATCACGCAATACTGCCAGAGCTGTGACCACCACCGAGACTGGAGAAGTCAGCCGCCCTCGGCGGAACCTGCGGGGAACGAAAATCATGAGACCCAACATGAACTGATAAACGAAGAGGACGAAGATGACGATGGCAGCgag ATCGTGGTGCAGATTGTGTCGTCAGATAACGAGGGGAGCGATCAGATGTTCATCGACGAGGACGGCTCGTATTTATCCAGCAACGATGAGGAGGCAAGCTCAGAGGAAGAGGAAGtgagaaggaaaagaaagaggaaGTCTAAAAGCGGGGACAGTTCAGATGACTGGGAGCCGCGTTTAGAGGAAGAGATCACGGACTCTAACGGGTCGGCAGATGAGGACCAGAAGGAGGACGGTCAGCGCAAGCTCGTGGTGTGGTGTACGGAGTGTCAGGGTGAGGCCACGCGCTCCTGTTCCGTCCATCAGCACAAGAAAACGTTCTGTTGCGCTCGGTGCGGCTCAGGTGACACTGTCCAGACACACACTTTAGAAACACTACCCGTCCGGTTCGACGACTTCGGCAGTTTTCAAATCCATGCCGAACAGGAGCACGGGGCCAAGTCGTTCTTTAAATTGTGTCAGGACTGTGGGAAGATTCACACGGCTAAGAAGGAGCACGTGTGCGAACACAAAACCAAATTCATTGTCTGTCCGGAGTGCGGGAAGCGTTTCATCACCGAGGGCGGGTTAAAGATCCACTACACTCAGCTCCACTCGGATTACGATCACCCGTGTAAATACTGTCTGAAGGTCTTCAAAACCAAGCCCGCCAAACTGGAGCACGAGCAGACCCACCCTGTAGAGGATCAGCCCTACAGCTGTCCTGACTGTTCAGAAACGTTCGACAACATTCACAAACGAAACAAGCACGTCCGGTCTCACCGCGGTCCCCATAAATACGTGTGTGACGTGTGCGACAAAGGCTTTAAGCGGATAAACCGGCTGAGGAGGCACAAACTCATCCACTCTGGAGAAAAGCCTTTCAGATGCCAAGTGTGTGAGCGTTCCTTTAACCAGATGGAGAACCTCACGTCGCACATGCGCGTCCACACCGGGGAGAAACCTTTCGCGTGCGAACAGTGCGGAGACTCATTCAGTCACAACATCAGCCTGAAGATCCACAAGCAGCGACACCACGAGGCGGGTCTGACTCACGAGGAGGAGGAAACCATAAATGATCTACAGTAA